A single window of Callithrix jacchus isolate 240 chromosome 6, calJac240_pri, whole genome shotgun sequence DNA harbors:
- the LOC128932437 gene encoding small cysteine and glycine repeat-containing protein 9, with translation MGCCGCGGCGGGCGGGCGGGCGGGCGGGCGSCGGCGSCTTCRCYRVGCCSSCCPCCRGCCGGCCSTPVICCCRRTCSSCGCGCGKGCCQQKGCCQQKCCCQKQCCC, from the coding sequence ATGGGTTGCTGTGGttgtggtggctgtggtggtggctgCGGTGGTGGCTGCGGTGGTGGCTGCGGTGGTGGCTGCGGTGGTGGCTGTGGCAGCTGTGGCGGCTGTGGCAGCTGCACCACCTGCAGATGCTACCGTGTGGGCTGCTGCTCCAGCTGCTGCCCCTGCTGCCGCGGCTGCTGTGGGGGCTGCTGCAGCACACCTGTGATCTGCTGCTGCCGCCGCACCTGCAGCTCGTGTGGCTGTGGTTGTGGGAAGGGCTGTTGTCAGCAGAAGGGCTGTTGTCAGCAAAAGTGCTGCTGTCAGAAGCAATGCTGCTGCTAG